In Camelina sativa cultivar DH55 chromosome 17, Cs, whole genome shotgun sequence, the genomic stretch NNNNNNNNNNNNNNNNNNNNNNNNNNNNNNNNNNNNNNNNNNNNNNNNNNNNNNNNNNNNNNNNNNNNNNNNNNNNNNNNNNNNNNNNNNNNNNNNNNNNNNNNNNNNNNNNNNNNNNNNNNNNNNNNNNNNNNNNNNNNNNNNNNNNNNNNNNNNNNNNNNNNNNNNNNNNNNNNNNNNNNNNNNNNNNNNNNNNNNNNNNNNNNNNNNNNNNNNNNNNNNNNNNNNNNNNNNNNNNNNNNNNNNNNNNNNNNNNNNNNNNNNNNNNNNNNNNNNNNNNNNNNNNNNNNNNNNNNNNNNNNNNNNNNNNNNNNNNNNNNNNNNNNNNNNNNNNNNNNNNNNNNNNNNNNNNNNNNNNNNNNNNNNNNNNNNNNNNNNNNNNNNNNNNNNNNNNNNNNNNNNNNNNNNNNNNNNNNNNNNNNNNNNNNNNNNNNNNNNNNNNNNNNNNNNNNNNNNNNNNNNNNNNNNNNNNNNNNNNNNNNNNNNNNNNNNNNNNNNNNNNNNNNNNNNNNNNNNNNNNNNNNNNNNNNNNNNNNNNNNNNNNNNNNNNNNNNNNNNNNNNNNNNNNNNNNNNNNNNNNNNNNNNNNNNNNNNNNNNNNNNNNNNNNNNNNNNNNNNNNNNNNNNNNNNNNNNNNNNNNNNNNNNNNNNNNNNNNNNNNNNNNNNNNNNNNNNNNNNNNNNNNNNNNNNNNNNNNNNNNNNNNNNNNNNNNNNNNNNNNNNNNNNNNNNNNNNNNNNNNNNNNNNNNNNNNNNNNNNNNNNNNNNNNNNNNNNNNNNNNNNNNNNNNNNNNNNNNNNNNNNNNNNNNNNNNNNNNNNNNNNNNNNNNNNNNNNNNNNNNNNNNNNNNNNNNNNNNNNNNNNNNNNNNNNNNNNNNNNNNNNNNNNNNNNNNNNNNNNNNNNNNNNNNNNNNNNNNNNNNNNNNNNNNNNNNNNNNNNNNNNNNNNNNNNNNNNNNNNNNNNNNNNNNNNNNNNNNNNNNNNNNNNNNNNNNNNNNNNNNNNNNNNNNNNNNNNNNNNNNNNNNNNNNNNNNNNNNNNNNNNNNNNNNNNNNNNNNNNNNNNNNNNNNNNNNNNNNNNNNNNNNNNNNNNNNNNNNNNNNNNNNNNNNNNNNNNNNNNNNNNNNNNNNNNNNNNNNNNNNNNNNNNNNNNNNNNNNNNNNNNNNNNNNNNNNNNNNNNNNNNNNNNNNNNNNNNNNNNNNNNNNNNNNNNNNNNNNNNNNNNNNNNNNNNNNNNNNNNNNNNNNNNNNNNNNNNNNNNNNNNNNNNNNNNNNNNNNNNNNNNNNNNNNNNNNNNNNNNNNNNNNNNNNNNNNNNNNNNNNNNNNNNNNNNNNNNNNNNNNNNNNNNNNNNNNNNNNNNNNNNNNNNNNNNNNNNNNNNNTCCTCACAATCCTCAACAACTACGTCCGTAACCTTCGTTACTTCAACAACACGACACGCAAACCCGTAGCGATTGTAGCTGCCGCTGATGTCACTCACATCCAGGCCACGATCACTTGTGCCAAGAAACTCAGCATCCAGCTCCGGATCCGCAGCGGAGGCCATGACTACGACGGTATGTCGTATCTATCAACAATTGATTTTGTTGTCCTAGACATGTTTAATCTCCGGTCTATCAAGATCGATCCTAAACTCGACACCGCGTGGGTCGAATCTGGTGCTACGCTTGGAGAGATCTACTATGGAGTTGCCAACAAAAGCAATGATCTCCGTGGCTTTCCTGCTGGAATCTGCCCCGGTTTAGGCGCTGGTGGACATTTTGGCGGTGGCGGTTATGGAAACATGATGAGGAAGTACGGTTTATCTATCGATAACATCATAGACGCTAAGATCGTTGACGCTAAAGGAAGAGTCTTGGACCGGAGCTCAATGGGAGAAGATCTTTTCTGGGCCTTACGTGGCGGTGGAGCCGCTAGTTTCTGTGTTGCCTTAGCCTGGAAGATTAAACTTGTTCCCGTTCCGGCTAAAGTCACGGTCTTTAACGTTGAAACGGTTGGAAACAGAGGAAGCGTGAACACCACGGAACTTGTAGCCAAATGGCAAGAGATCGCAGACAATATCGACAACGATCTGTTCATAAGATTAACTTTAGGCTCAAGCAACAAAACCGTGAAGGCCTCATTCATGGGGATGTACCTCGGAAACTCATCTAAGCTTCTAGAGATCATGGACGCGAAATTCCCTGAGCTTGGTCTGAAGAAAACAGAGTGTATAGAAATGAAATGGATCGAATCAATTCTGTTCTGGCTCAGTATACCACCCGGTACAGCACCAACATCGAGTATGCTAAACCGGATCCCGCAGAAGCAAATCTACCTTAAGAGAAAATCGGATTACGTACAAAAACCGATTTCAAGAACCGGTTTAGATGCCATATTCAAGGTTCTGATAGAGAACGAGAACGTCTCAATGGCTTGGAACCCTTACGGAGGGAGGATGAGCGAGATTCCATCGACAGAGACTGCGTTCCCGCACCGAGCAGGAAACATGTTCAAGATTCAGTACGCAGCGAACTGGTTCGTGCCAGGGGAAGCAGTGGCCAAAGATTGCTTGAGCCAGACGGAAAGAGTGTTCGAGGCAATGAGCCCTTACGTGTCAAAGAATCCTAGAGGAGCGTTTTTGAACTATAGAGACGTTGACATTGGCACGAGCATGAACTCGACGTACGAGGAAGGTAAAGTGTACGGTGCGAAGTATTTTAAGAACAACTTCGAGAGATTGGTTCAGGTGAAAAGCAGAGTTGATCCCGACAACTTTTTCCGGTACGAGCAGAGCATTCCAGTGCTCTCCAGCCACTAGAGACTAGAGACGCAATGTCTagtaaaattcatattttaatgTTAGCATGCAATAATAATTTGATCACTTGATGTAGAAAACAAAGAGCTTGAGCTCTATCAAGCCTTTGTCATAAATTACAAGATGAGGTAGTAGTCATCTCCTCTATATGTACTTTTCGAAAAATATATGCATTTATATCATATGATGACTACAAAGAACATATATGCATTTTTCTagctctctttgttttttcctccacaaagaaatgtttttgaaatgtcGATCTGTCACTTAGCCGGATTACGTATTTTgtagttttgaaaataaaattcactAACGAGAATGGGAAAGAACAAAGAATCCAGTTTTAACTATTTGTAATTTATTctttcaaaactatatttagTTTAACCGTTTCCACATTTCCACCATTATATATCAGTCGAACacaatgtataaaaaaaaactacatgtCAACTTATGAATCACATGCACGCAATAACGatacatttattatatattgacTAATATATTCAACGCTTCCATAAAAGGGAACGGTCAACTCATATAGTCTTTGATAAACAAGACTTGCACGATCCAGAGAGATCTGAATATCTGATCAAATAATACACATATCTTTCACCTATCCAAAAGATTAGAAAAACTCGATCCAAACAGTACTAGCTACATCACGCTCATGGATAagctaaaaaaatatctattaatcTCCAAATCTTTCATATAAACACTGCAAACAATAAACTTGAAAagtcatacatatatacatagatatatTGACGCGTTATCGGCTATCGCTTTGCATACATAACTAATTAAGTAATACGTAAAAGTCAAAGTCAAATATATTTAGTCCACTATAGCCTTCAATCGGATAAACCTTTAGCTGTCAAAACGAcgcgacaaaaaaaaaaaaagtctaataaATGACTTCAAAAATAGTTTGTACTATGATTGATATCCAAAAATGAGATTATTTTCAAGAATTAGTGCCTTAGTGGATAAGAAAATGATTTAACTTTCTAATCCTCAAAAATTAACTTTGATGTACGAAAATTATAATTGGTTTGATACTTTGTTTTGGCCTCCAGTATATCTCATGAACTTTGGTTTTAAAATGGAGAACGTGACAGAGGAAATTAACTAGTTTCTAAAACATTGGCTAATTAACTTTTGAAAACTACTATCTACTTTGGACTAATCCTATACAAGAAACTATGGATTGATTACTTAAGTATCACACTAGCTAATACCTCCTCTATATAAACTATGGTTTGTGTGACACACGACCATACATTAAATCTAATCCAAACTCAGCAAAAATAAACAGCAGAATAAGAATGGAGAAATTACTCGTAATCTCTCTAGTACTACTGATCTCAGCATCAGTTACAACTTCACAATCCGTGACCGATCCTATAGCTTTCCTCCGATGTCTGGATCGACAACCAGCGGACGCAACAAGTCCCAACTCGGCAGTCGCTTACATCCCAACAAACTCATCTTTCACAATCGTCCTTCGCCGCCGCATACCTAACCTCCGTTTCGACAAATCCACCACTCCAAAACCCATCTCCGTCGTCGCTGCAGCCACGTGGACACACATACAAGCTGCTCTAGGATGTGCACGTGAGCGCTCTCTCCAAGTCAGGATACGAAGCGGTGGCCATGACTTCGAAGGACTCTCTTACACCTCCACCGTCCCTTTCTTTGTCCTCGACATGTTTAGTTTCAAATCCGTGGACGTCAATCTCACAGAGAGAACGGCTTGGGTAGACTCCGGCGCCACTATAGGAGAGCTTTATTACAGAATCGCTGAGAAGAGCAATGTTCTTGGATTCCCGGCGGGATTGTCCACGACATTGGGCGTTGGTGGACATTTTAGCGGCGGAGGATACGGAAACCTGATGAGAAAGTATGGTTTGTCGGTGGATAACGTTGTTGGTTCCGGGATCGTTGATTCGAACGGGAACATCTTCACCGATCGGGTTTCCATGGGAGAAGACCGTTTTTGGGCGATTCGAGGGGGTGGGGGTGCAAGTTTTGGTGTTGTGCTAGGCTACAAGATCCAGCTAGTTCCGGTGCCGGATAAAGTGACGGTCTTTAAAGTCGGGAAGACAGTCGGAGAAGGAGCCGTTGATCTTATATTGAAGTGGCAGAGTTTTGCACCTAGTACGGATCGGAATTTGTTTGTGAGGCTGACGTTGACTTTGGTCAACGGTACGAAGCCTGGTGAGAAGACGGTTTTGGCTTCGTTTATTGGGATGTATTTAGGCCCATCGGATAAGCTGTTGAGCTTGATGAACCGGGGTTTCCCGGAATTAAAGCTGAAGAAAACCGATTGTACCGAGATGAGATGGATCGATTCGGTTTTGTTTTGGGCTGATTATCCCATTGGTACACCGACTTCCGTGTTGCTAAACCCGACGGTTGCCAAGAAGTTGTTCATGAAGCGGAAATCGGACTATGTGAAAAGTCCGATTTCGAGAACCGGTCTTGGTTTGATACTCAAGAAATTGGTAGAGGTTGAGAAAGTTGAAATGAATTGGAATCCATACGGAGGAAGAATGGGGGAGATCCCGAGTTTGCGGACACCTTTCCCACATAGAGCAGGCAATTTGTTTAACATTGAGTACCTTATAGATTGGTCGGAAGCTGGAGATAACGTGGAGAGGAAATATTTGGCACTAGCAAATGAGATGTATAGATTCATGACTCCGTACGTGTCTAGTAATCCGAGGGAGGCGTTTTTGAATTACCGTGATCTTGACATAGGGTCAAGTATTAATTCCACGTACCAGGAAGGGAAAATCTATGGGGTTAAATACTTCAAAAACAATTTCGAGAGACTAGTTGATATTAAGACCACGATCGATGCGGAAAACTTTTGGAGAAACGAACAAGGCATTCCGGTTCGAACATAATCAATACCATAAGAATGTTGTAAGCTGTGACATGTATCAAGGcttggaaagaaaaaatgaatgtaTTAAAACTGTCTAgttcaatatattattattgagtGCATTgtgaaaatattgaaatattagataattgttaatgaataaaaaattatatagtactaATTGTGCTGCTCCATCTTTTAGATGTTaccaataaacataattattgatGATTGGTGAACTAAACAGCAAATAATATAAGTGAAAAGAAATAATGATAAAAGATatcaacatattttaaaaagacaaaattatgATAAAAGAGAGAACAGTACATAAATTGTTAAAATACCAATGTTGTAGCCTTGTAGGTACCAATTACTAACTAATAAAACAGTAAAAAGTTACCAATCATAATCTATATCTAAAATTCATCTTTCTTAAACTACTGTCAATCCGTCATGACTCATGACCACCCCTGCGGCGCTGCCACCCTCACAAAGTTATGAATTTTCACATGTCATTCAAGAAGTGTTCTCGTTTATTTCGTACATGGGAGGATAACAGTATAACACACTCACATGCACGCAAAGATATGTATACATTTATTGACCAAGACATTCAACGTTCTCTCTATATTAACGGACATCGCGGGATTTGATAAAACAAGACTTGCACGATACACAGATCtgattaatacatttttttatttttttttcatatataaaaacgTCAACCTGTACTTCATCATCCCTCAGCTACAAGCCAacaaatatatctatctattaaTCTCCAAAATTTTGCATAAACACTGCAAACAATAAACctgtaaagtcatatatatgattagataATGACGCGTTTTGGCTATAGTGctaatatacaagtcaaagtcatatatatatagtccacTATAACATTTAATTCCGGACAAATAACTTAGCTGGATAATATACGAGaatataatttgtattattgtatatctatttttatataaccaCAAATCTCATACCAAAACGCATCTGAATCACTATATGTCTGTGCCTTTATGATGTCTATATGTAGTGGGAAGAAAAAGTTTACAATACAGTGATATGTAATTGGGATCATTGCCTTATTTaatctacagtaaaacctcCTAAATAAGAACGTTCACCACTATATATCCGCCACTgaatttttcaatatttgtgggagatatataaaatttaatactttgttTTGATCTTTCACAACTTTTTTACGTTTTCGGAGAAAGCTATCTTTTCACTTAGGTTCGGATAAGATGGTCGGACTAAGAGTCACTTACTTGTAAGCTTTGACATTGCGACTCGctgaataataaattaattaacttaagaaaataattgactgccaaaaaaaccaaaaagaaaaaaaaggccCTTTTTCTGAAGTGTATTATTGAGCAATGAGCAAATGTGAACCTtggattaccaaaaaaaaaaaaacattgtgttTACTGAAGTGTACAATTATTAGTCTATTACGTACGTAAATACAAAAGTTATACACcgttacaaaagaaaatcaaaataaaaaaaggattggttgatttttttaattttgattggttgaatttttttaatttttgccAGCGTATTGATTACAGAAGTACGTACTATAATAAGAACACTAGCATAAATAATTCATTGAACAGATTATTAAGAGGAACCTAGGATCACTACACTATcttctctatataaacacagacaacacaagcttacaaaaatacataatccaaagtcaccaaaaataaacattagaaaggaaagaaaaaaatgaaaaaattactCGTAATTTGTCTACTACTGATCTCAGTCTCAGTTGCAACTTCCCAGACCGATCCAGAAACTTTCCTACGATGTCTGGTAAAAGAAGGTTCGAACCCGCAAGTTTTCATCTCCGACGTCACCTACATCCCATCAAACTCCTCTTTCACAACCATCCTCCGCCGCCGCATACCTAACCTCCGTTTCGACAAACCCACAACCCCAAAACCCATCGCCATCATCACCCCCACCACGTGGTCACACGTTTCTCCGGCCCTAGCTTGCGCACGTTTGCTTCCTGTCCAAGTCAGGATCCGAAGCGGAGGCCATGATTTCGAAGGACTCTCTTACACCTCCACCGCTCCGTTCTTCCTCATCGACATGTTCAACTTTAATTCCGTCGACGTGAATCTCACAGAAGGAACAGCTTGGGTTGACACCGGCGTTACACTCGGAGAGCTTTATTATAAAATCGCTGAGAAAAGCAATGTTCTTGGATTCCCGGCGGGTTTGTGTACTACATTGGGCGTTGGTGGACATATTAGCGGCGGAGGCTATGGAACAATGATGAGAAAATACGGCTTGGCAGTGGATAACGTTGTTGGCTCCAGGATCATTGACTCTAACGGGAACACCTACTTCGATCGAATGTCGATGGGGGAAGAGCTTTTTTGGGCGGTTAGAGGAGGTGGAGCCGCGAGTTTTGGCATCGTGATGGGATACAAAGTCCGGTTGGTTCCGGTGCCGGAGAAAGTAACGGTTTTTAGCGTCGGAAGAACCGTCGGAGAAGGTGCCGTAGATCTTATAATGAAGTGGCAGAATGTTTCTCATACCACCGATCGGAATATGTTCGTGAGGTTGACTTTGACTTTGGTCAACGGTACCAAGCCAGGTGAGAAGATGGTTTTAGCTACTTTTATTGGGATGCATTTAGGCCCGTCGGATAAGACGTTGAACGTGATGAACCGGGATTTCCCCGAATTAAAGCTGAAGAAAACTGATTGTACCGAGATGAGATGGATTGATTCGGTCTTGTTTTGGGCTGGTTATCCGATCGGTACACCGACTTCCGCATTGCTGAAGACAACGGTCTCGAACAAGACGTTTCATAAACGAAAATCCGACTACGTGAAGCGTACGATCTCGAGAACCGGTCTCGGTTtgatattcaagaaattggtgGAGGTTGAGAAAGTGAAAATGTTTTTGAACCCGTATGGAGGAAGGATGGGTGAGATCCCGAGTTCGACGACACCGTTCCCACATAGAGGAGGCAATTTGTTCAAGATCGAGTATCTCATAAGCTGGTCCCAAGCCGGAGATGACGTTGAAAAGACCCATTTGGCTAAAGCAAATGAGATGTACAAATTCATGACCCCGTACGTGTCTAGTAATCCGAGGGAGGCCTATTTCAATTACCGTGATCTTGACTTAGGATCAAGTCTTAATTCCACGTACGAGGAAGGTAAAATCTACGGagctaaatattttaaagacaatTTCGAAAGGTTAGTGGATATCAAAACCAAGTATGATGAGATAAATTTTTGGAGGAACGAACAAAGTATTCCGGTtcgaaaataattttaagtgtGCCACGAATGTTGTAACCTTGTGACATGTGTCACAATATTCAGCAAAATAAACAAGGACATACTGTATGTATTAAGCTTTGGTTCAAAGCATTGTTGTCAAATGTATGTTGATCACACATTCGAGGATAAATACAACTTATACAAGTGTTTTCAAGATCACTAATTGGCCGGATTAATGTCCTAATATCAAgtcaaattttagttaaatcacATAAATTTTATCTTATCAATCACCATTGTCAAAGTTGGAAATAGTTGACCGAATATTCAAAGtcaaaaaattcataatttctGTATTTATTATCATAATCAGAAAACTCAAAACtggaaccaaaaataaatatattaaaaaaaagacaaaaaaaaaatgtatctcaTGATCTTCCTTGTCTTGTTTGCTGCATCGTACTCAATACCATCGAATTATGCTGCAGATTCCGTAACCATCTACGATGATTTTGTCCGATGTTTCAAAAACGAGACAACTATCTCCGATGACTCTCTCTCCGACGTCGTTTTATCCCGTACCAGCGTTTCCTTCACCCCTGTTCTACGCGCCTACATCAGAAACGCTCGTTTCAACACCTCCTCAACTCCCAAACCGTCGATCATCATCGTGCCACGTGTCGATTCCCACGTTAAAGCCGCCGTGATCTGCGCCAAAACGCTTAATCTCCAGATGAAGATCCGAAGCGGCGGCCACGATTACGACGGTCTCTCTTACGTCTCCGCCGTGACGTTCATCATCCTCGATCTCTCTTATTACCGGAACATCACCGTCGATGTAACCGACGGTGGAGGAGGATCCGCTTGGGTGCAAACAGGCGCGACGCTCGGCGAGCTTTACTACCGGATTTGGGAGAAGAGCGAGATCCACGCTTTCCCCGCCGGAGTTTGTCCTACCGTCGGCGTCGGAGGACATATCAGCGGCGGCGGATACGGACACATGATTCGAAAGTTCGGACTCACTGTAGATCACGTAATCGACGCCACGATCGTTGACGCTAACGGCCAGATTCACGATCGGAAATCGATGGGAGAGGATCTCTTCTGGGCGATATGCGGCGGTGGCGGTGGAAGCTTCGGCGTCGTTTTGGCTTTCAAAGTGAAACTCGTGACGGTTCCAAAAACCGTAACCGTCTTCAGGATCGATAAATCAACTGACGAAAATGCACTCGACATGGTTCATAAATGGCAATTCGTAGCTCCGAGAACCGACCCGGGTCTATTCATGAGAGTGTTGTTAGCTTCTCCGACGAAGAACAAAACACGTACGGTGAACGCTAAGCTCAGAGCCTTTTATCTTGGAAGAGCTGACGACGTCGTTTCGAAGATGGCCGAGGAGTTCCCGGAGATGGGTTTGAAGAAAGAGGATTGTAAAGAGATGACTTGGATCCAATCGCTCTTGTGGTGGATGAACCATGTAGATGTGGATAAAGTCAAACCGGAGATTTTGCTTGAGAGAGAACCGGATTCGGCTAAATTTCTCAAGAGGAAATCCGATTATGTCGAGAAGGAGATGACAAAACCAGAATTAAACCGGTTGTTTCAGGAATTGGCGACACTAGATAGAACCGGGTTGGTTTTGAACCCGTACGGAGGGAATTTAAACGCGACTGCTGTGAATGAAACGCCATTTCCGCATAGGCACAAACTATACAAGATCCAACATTCTACCACATGGTCCGATGCTGGACCTGAAGCGGAGAGACTCTACATTGGTAACATGAGAACGACTTATAGGATCATGACCCCGTTTGTGTCGAAAAATCCTAGAAGTTCGTATTTTAACTATAGGGATATTGATATCGGGGTTAATGATCACGGGAGGGATAGTTATCGAAAGGGAGAAATCTACGGGAGGAAGTATTTTGGCGAGAATTTTGATCGATTGGTTCGGGTTAAAACAGCTGTTGATCCAGACAATTTCTTTAGAAACGAGCAGAGTATACCTTTACTACCTCATTCTAGAAGGTAGAGAATTTAAGTTGATATGatctttgtaactttttttttttagtatttcttGATGGAACTTGGAATAATTTTCTATAGATTTAGCTGCAAGCTATATACTATTGTGTggcatatattatatatatatataccacatgTTTTGAATAATACCATCTCTTCTGATTTACATAATGATCAAAACTTAATCTGAGTCGAAACTGATATTGTATCATATATGTTGGTCTTTAGTTTGTTTCATACACTCCATAACTCCTCATATACCAGATTAGATTGAACCGCAACTGGACATAAAACTAGATCAAACACTCATCCAATAACAAAACGAAGAAAAATAACATATCAGTATACATACACACACTCTTAAAACTACAATCCACGACAGGATAAAGACAAGTTAAATAACAAATATGCTGAGATTATACAGACATGTGTAAGCTCGGTTCAGTTCCTGTCTGTACCGTGCAAAGCAAGGAAAATACTAATCCAGATAAAGACAATCTTTGTGCCGAAGACCTTCAACTTCGAATTTGCATTAGTAAATGGAACGCCGGAGAGATTGTTCTGGTTGAGTCGATTCGTAAAGGGTTGTTGATTTTGAGCAGATGAAGACGACGCTTGGTTGAATCCACTTGATGATTGTTGATTAAACCCGGTTAAAGGTTGgtttacagaagaagaagaagttggctGACCAAGAATTGGTTGGTTTTGTCCAATTGATGCTGGTTGATTAAAACCGGGTAATGGCTGATTTGATCCGGTTAAAGGTTggtttagagaagaagaagaagatgatggctGACCAAGAATTGGCTGGTTAATTCCAGTTGACTCTGGCTGATTAAATCCGGTTATTGGTTGATTTACCCCGGTTAAAGGCTGGTTtacaggagaagaagaagatggctgaCCAAGAATTGGTTGGTTCTGGTTCCCTTGTAGCTTTGTTGGTGAATTGATGATCCCTCCTGTTGGTTGTAATGGTGTGGTTATTTGGGTTTCTTGTGCAGCctctgaagatgatgaaaccAAAAGGCAGAGAAATATGATGAGCATCCATTTCCCGGTTTTATCGAATTTCATGTCCATATCTTTAGTTTTTCCAGTGCATATTCCGGTTTACTAAACATCAGGTCTTATAGACATACAAATCTGGAGTAGTTAGCTTCTCTAAGGTTGACTGAGGAGTtgatggaaagaaaaaagaaagcagTTGACCTGAAACACAATTCCAACTAAACCAACCATATAGTgtctttgttttgtatataatcTACTACATCACtgtgtttattatatacaagAATTATAGAACTTATCTATAAATACAGAAGAATGTATCAAAAACCGGTTTTCAAACGGTACTTGCCTATTGGAAAGCGAAATCCAAACCATCAAGGACATCCAAATCAGTAGAAGAGTTCTTATCTGAAAGATCCACTTTTGGAGAGTTTCCTGTACTTCTGCTCAGTGCCCAAATCTTGATTCCTTTCTTGCTCTTTTTCAAGCCGACTAATTCTTGACTCTTACTTAGATTAGGACCAAATCTTATGTTTTGGACTTTGTCTAACAACAACCTGTCTTCTAGAGAGAGTTGGTTTTTATAAGTGAAGTCAGGGGAGAGGGATAGTTGCGTATTGGAGATGGTTAGGTTGTTGGGTGAAGAGACATGGTTGGTTTCTGGAAGCTTAGCGCCGTGAACTCGTTTCTTTGATGACTTCATTAGTCGGTGAAGCCATACAACGAGTTCGAGTACGTATGAATCAACTTTTGGTTTATCAGCGTGATGAAGCGTCTGAAGCCGTGTTGGATTCCCGTTGTTCTCgctttttccttttcctttccCAAACTCTATCCTGTTTTCCACATTCCCATGCGTAGTTTGCCAGATCAGATTCAATATTcaagattcaaaatttcaatAGTTGCTAGAAAGACTTACCTTGAATTTGCCCATTCACCTACCCATCCGAAACCTTGATGTGCTCTGTGAAAATTGAATAAGATGTGACAAAAATGAATAAGGAGGAACATATTGAACAAAAAATGATGGTGAATGATAACTTACTTGGTGGTGTTTGCGGCGAACGGGACAAGCCATTGAAGCGACTTCTCCATTTCAGCTTTGATCTCAGATATTGAAAGCTGCAGAAACACTCAAgttaggaaacaaaaacaagaaacagagccaAACAGTGCCTGAAAACATactagagaaagagagatcttttTTGGATAAACCTCTTCCTCAGGATCAAGAGTTTGTAGCCGAGGACGAAGAGCTGTCTTGACGGTAGCAGGTAATGCATTGTACAGCGTGTCCCTTACATTAGAAGGAAGTGACAATGGTCGAGACGCCTAGAAATTTTAATGATCAGTTCCAACCAGAGAATATATATCAGAATAAGACTGGTAAGAATCTGGATACTTACAATATTATCGATTTGTTGGATTAGATTAGCATAGTGTAACGAAAGACCAGCTTCACCTAATCGTATGCTTTCCTGCTTCCTTCCATTGTCTTTTAGACCTATCGTTGGTTAAGAAGACCATGACAAATGAGATTCGATTTTCCAGAAGTAAGATTATAAGAGAACCAGAGGTACAAAGACACAGTAccattgtttccaaaaatttcCACAATCCTTTGACGTATATAGCTAACTACATCCACAAGCTTCTCAATTATctgcaacaaagaaaatattagaataaATGGCATACACTCAGACAAAGCAATTCAAATAATCACTTGCCTCTTCCAGATTCTGGGACCAGAGTGATTTCTTCTGCAAGCTCTTCACGAGTTTCTTCTGTTGTTTTAGTTCATTTTGTAA encodes the following:
- the LOC104757464 gene encoding reticuline oxidase-like protein, whose translation is MYLMIFLVLFAASYSIPSNYAADSVTIYDDFVRCFKNETTISDDSLSDVVLSRTSVSFTPVLRAYIRNARFNTSSTPKPSIIIVPRVDSHVKAAVICAKTLNLQMKIRSGGHDYDGLSYVSAVTFIILDLSYYRNITVDVTDGGGGSAWVQTGATLGELYYRIWEKSEIHAFPAGVCPTVGVGGHISGGGYGHMIRKFGLTVDHVIDATIVDANGQIHDRKSMGEDLFWAICGGGGGSFGVVLAFKVKLVTVPKTVTVFRIDKSTDENALDMVHKWQFVAPRTDPGLFMRVLLASPTKNKTRTVNAKLRAFYLGRADDVVSKMAEEFPEMGLKKEDCKEMTWIQSLLWWMNHVDVDKVKPEILLEREPDSAKFLKRKSDYVEKEMTKPELNRLFQELATLDRTGLVLNPYGGNLNATAVNETPFPHRHKLYKIQHSTTWSDAGPEAERLYIGNMRTTYRIMTPFVSKNPRSSYFNYRDIDIGVNDHGRDSYRKGEIYGRKYFGENFDRLVRVKTAVDPDNFFRNEQSIPLLPHSRR
- the LOC104757465 gene encoding protein PF14_0175 translates to MDMKFDKTGKWMLIIFLCLLVSSSSEAAQETQITTPLQPTGGIINSPTKLQGNQNQPILGQPSSSSPVNQPLTGVNQPITGFNQPESTGINQPILGQPSSSSSSLNQPLTGSNQPLPGFNQPASIGQNQPILGQPTSSSSVNQPLTGFNQQSSSGFNQASSSSAQNQQPFTNRLNQNNLSGVPFTNANSKLKVFGTKIVFIWISIFLALHGTDRN
- the LOC104757466 gene encoding uncharacterized protein LOC104757466 translates to MGGVCSCVFKADDDKNKLRSKDDDDDMSRGLSGKLKSMRRRRTSDSYYTDSYGSSRRKSSKPDEVVYNFSGELGPMPPLRNDSTKFMQRNSFMGRAGVMGLEKAVEVLDTLGSSMSRNPGNGLRSGVTSFRGSKVTMLAFEVANTIAKGAALLQSLSDEDLKFMKKDMLRSKGLKKLVSTDTAELQILAASDKREELDLFSGEVIRFGNMCKDLQWHNLDRYFMKLDTENSQHKLPKDEAEAKMQELVTLARFTSELYHELQALDRFEQDYRRKLAEVESLNLPRKGESVVILQNELKQQKKLVKSLQKKSLWSQNLEEIIEKLVDVVSYIRQRIVEIFGNNGLKDNGRKQESIRLGEAGLSLHYANLIQQIDNIASRPLSLPSNVRDTLYNALPATVKTALRPRLQTLDPEEELSISEIKAEMEKSLQWLVPFAANTTKAHQGFGWVGEWANSRIEFGKGKGKSENNGNPTRLQTLHHADKPKVDSYVLELVVWLHRLMKSSKKRVHGAKLPETNHVSSPNNLTISNTQLSLSPDFTYKNQLSLEDRLLLDKVQNIRFGPNLSKSQELVGLKKSKKGIKIWALSRSTGNSPKVDLSDKNSSTDLDVLDGLDFAFQ